The following coding sequences lie in one Dictyoglomus sp. NZ13-RE01 genomic window:
- a CDS encoding DNA gyrase subunit A, whose protein sequence is MDKSKILLVGLEREMEASYLDYAMSVILGRALPDARDGLKPVQRRILYSMYESGIYPNKPYKKSAHVVGNVLGRYHPHGDAAVYDALVRMAQDFSFRYPLVDGHGNFGSIDGDEPAAMRYTEVRLTPIAMEMLEDIDKNVVDFVPNYDNSLKEPTVLPTKVPQLLINGTSGIAVGMATNIPPHNIGEVIDALLYLIENPNATLEEILNFIPGPDFPTGATIIGKKGIIESYRTGKGKIIVRSKYKIEENKKGEKSIVVTEIPYQINKANLLTQIAELVQEKKIQGIKDLRDESDKHGIRIVIELKKEADPNVIINQLYKHTPLESTFGVILLAVINGQPKLFSLLELLKVFLDHRKEVVIRRTKFDLEKAQNRAHILEGLLIAMQNLDEVVKIIRSSPNVEKARESLILKLKLTQTQAQAILDMRLHQLTALEREKIEKEAKELNEEIKKLKAILSDENLLWKVIEDELKEIKKKYADKRRTEIVEEEREILTVEDLIPDNPEVVCLTQDGYVKRLPLSTYQLQKRGGKGLNTLANQNQDVITNLAITTTRSNLLLFSNLGKVYSIKTYEIAETSRQSKGVSLREYINLSSGEKITEIISVNSQNNYKYLLFVTSKGIIKKTPFEEFANIRRSGVIAISLEEGDYLVNVIPTSGNDEIMIFTNNGQGIRISEKEIREMGRVAQGVRGIKLREDDKVISGIIVEPNKDILFITQKGFGKRVKAEEFHLQGRGGIGVKAIKITQKTGGLIQAKCVSENDEVLISTVKGQFLRIAVNNIPVQGRNSQGVKLVTLSPDDSVIAIDLINGNKNEEL, encoded by the coding sequence ATGGACAAGAGTAAGATTCTATTAGTTGGATTAGAAAGAGAAATGGAGGCGTCCTATTTAGATTACGCAATGAGCGTAATCTTAGGACGCGCTTTGCCTGATGCCCGGGATGGTTTAAAACCCGTCCAAAGAAGAATACTCTATTCCATGTACGAGTCCGGGATTTATCCTAATAAACCTTATAAAAAAAGTGCCCACGTAGTAGGAAATGTCCTTGGTAGATATCATCCTCATGGAGATGCAGCAGTATATGATGCTTTAGTTAGGATGGCTCAAGACTTTTCCTTTAGATATCCTTTAGTTGATGGACATGGTAACTTTGGGTCTATAGATGGAGATGAGCCTGCTGCAATGCGATATACTGAGGTCAGATTAACTCCTATTGCAATGGAAATGTTAGAAGATATAGACAAGAATGTGGTAGATTTTGTACCAAACTATGATAATTCATTAAAAGAGCCAACAGTTTTACCTACAAAAGTGCCTCAATTATTAATAAATGGTACATCAGGAATTGCAGTTGGAATGGCAACAAATATACCTCCTCATAATATAGGAGAAGTTATAGATGCTTTACTTTATCTAATAGAAAATCCAAATGCCACATTAGAGGAAATATTAAATTTTATTCCAGGTCCAGATTTTCCAACAGGCGCCACGATTATTGGGAAGAAAGGAATTATAGAAAGTTATAGGACAGGAAAGGGTAAAATAATTGTTAGAAGCAAATATAAAATAGAGGAAAATAAAAAGGGAGAAAAAAGTATCGTTGTAACTGAAATCCCATATCAGATAAATAAAGCAAATCTTCTAACTCAAATTGCAGAGTTAGTTCAAGAGAAGAAAATACAGGGTATAAAAGATCTAAGAGATGAATCTGACAAGCATGGAATAAGAATAGTAATTGAATTAAAGAAAGAAGCAGATCCTAACGTAATTATTAACCAATTATACAAACATACTCCTTTAGAAAGCACCTTTGGAGTCATTCTTTTAGCTGTTATAAATGGACAACCCAAATTATTTAGTCTTTTAGAACTATTAAAAGTATTTTTAGATCATAGAAAAGAAGTAGTTATAAGAAGAACAAAGTTTGATTTGGAAAAGGCTCAAAACAGGGCTCATATTTTAGAAGGACTATTAATTGCTATGCAGAATTTAGATGAAGTTGTAAAAATCATTAGAAGTTCGCCAAATGTTGAAAAGGCAAGAGAAAGTCTTATATTAAAATTAAAGTTAACACAAACTCAAGCTCAAGCAATTTTAGACATGAGATTACATCAACTAACAGCTCTTGAAAGAGAAAAAATAGAGAAGGAAGCCAAAGAACTAAATGAAGAAATTAAAAAATTAAAAGCCATTCTATCCGATGAGAATCTCTTATGGAAAGTGATTGAAGACGAGCTAAAAGAGATAAAAAAGAAATATGCAGATAAAAGGAGAACTGAAATAGTAGAGGAAGAAAGAGAAATTCTAACAGTTGAAGATCTTATTCCTGACAATCCAGAAGTAGTATGCTTAACTCAAGATGGATATGTTAAAAGATTGCCTCTCTCCACTTATCAACTTCAAAAGAGAGGAGGAAAAGGGTTAAACACCTTAGCCAACCAAAATCAAGATGTTATAACAAACCTTGCTATAACTACTACAAGAAGCAATCTATTACTATTTAGTAATTTAGGAAAGGTTTATTCTATAAAAACCTATGAGATAGCAGAAACTTCTCGACAAAGTAAAGGTGTATCCCTTAGAGAATATATAAACCTCTCTTCTGGAGAAAAAATAACTGAGATCATCTCAGTTAACTCTCAGAATAATTATAAGTATCTTCTTTTTGTTACTTCTAAGGGGATTATTAAAAAGACACCCTTTGAGGAGTTTGCAAATATAAGAAGAAGTGGAGTAATAGCTATATCTTTAGAAGAAGGTGATTACTTAGTAAACGTAATTCCAACTTCTGGAAATGATGAGATTATGATATTTACTAACAATGGGCAGGGAATAAGAATTAGTGAAAAAGAGATTAGAGAAATGGGAAGAGTAGCACAAGGAGTAAGAGGAATTAAATTAAGAGAAGATGATAAGGTTATAAGCGGAATAATAGTTGAACCCAATAAAGATATATTATTTATAACCCAAAAAGGTTTTGGAAAAAGGGTAAAAGCTGAAGAATTTCATTTACAAGGTAGAGGAGGAATTGGAGTAAAGGCTATAAAGATTACCCAAAAAACAGGCGGTCTTATTCAAGCAAAGTGTGTCTCAGAAAATGATGAGGTGCTCATAAGCACAGTAAAGGGACAATTTTTAAGAATAGCGGTAAACAACATTCCTGTACAGGGAAGAAATTCTCAAGGAGTAAAATTAGTTACTCTTTCACCTGATGATAGTGTTATAGCTATTGATTTGATTAATGGGAATAAAAATGAAGAATTATGA
- a CDS encoding thiamine diphosphokinase, with protein MKNILIIANGDNNLELGDITSIFPVDLVICVDGGTSHAINLGIYPDVIIGDLDSLSEDVIKILKDKKIEWKIYPKEKDETDLELGVKYALKYNPEKISFIGLLGKRIDHTLANIFFLERIKDRGIEVEVIDKNIYITLLKGPEKKEFWGNLGGIISLIPLSDSVEGITLKGLKYTLNNEPLYRNLTRGISNEFIEEKAIIEIKSGTLIVIMLK; from the coding sequence ATGAAAAACATTTTAATAATAGCGAATGGCGATAATAATTTGGAATTAGGAGATATAACAAGCATATTTCCAGTAGACTTAGTAATATGCGTAGATGGGGGTACCTCGCATGCAATAAATCTTGGTATTTATCCTGACGTAATAATTGGAGATCTGGACTCACTTTCTGAAGATGTTATAAAGATCTTGAAAGATAAAAAAATAGAATGGAAAATATATCCAAAAGAAAAAGATGAAACCGATTTAGAATTAGGAGTAAAATACGCTCTAAAATATAATCCTGAAAAAATATCTTTTATAGGACTTCTTGGAAAAAGAATTGACCATACTTTAGCTAATATATTCTTTTTAGAGAGAATAAAAGACAGAGGTATAGAGGTAGAAGTAATAGATAAAAATATCTATATAACTCTTTTAAAAGGTCCAGAGAAAAAAGAATTTTGGGGGAATTTGGGAGGAATAATCTCCCTTATTCCCCTTTCCGATTCAGTTGAGGGAATAACCTTAAAAGGCTTAAAATATACTCTCAATAATGAACCCTTATATAGAAATCTGACTCGTGGTATAAGTAATGAATTTATTGAGGAAAAAGCAATAATTGAAATAAAGTCTGGAACTTTAATAGTAATTATGTTAAAATAA
- a CDS encoding thiamine transporter has protein sequence MKNSKVQMLTEGGVSIALALILWYLKIGEMPQGGSISLQMLPLFIFALRWGVIPGMFVGLVYGFVHSLQDMYVVHWLQYLLDYPIAFGLIGLTGIAKKIKLSRLGTILIAILILIGTFYLYANISSELPQAKSKLSELQAKLETAQGTEKEDIQKEIKDLEFKLNWYPISRIIILAAGILGFLLLVLGAYMRKTIEPIEIGITLGGLGRLFAHFLSGIIFFSQYAPPGTPPWLYSLVYNFFVVAPSTFITLPIVLIIYPRLQKSLGVEK, from the coding sequence ATGAAAAACAGTAAAGTGCAGATGTTAACAGAAGGAGGAGTAAGCATTGCTCTTGCCCTAATACTCTGGTATTTAAAAATAGGTGAGATGCCCCAAGGTGGAAGTATCAGTCTTCAAATGCTACCATTGTTTATATTTGCTCTAAGATGGGGAGTAATTCCTGGAATGTTTGTAGGATTAGTCTATGGTTTTGTTCATTCCTTACAGGATATGTATGTAGTACATTGGTTACAATATCTTTTAGATTATCCTATAGCCTTTGGATTAATTGGACTTACGGGAATAGCTAAAAAAATAAAATTATCAAGGCTTGGCACTATTTTAATTGCCATATTAATTTTAATAGGTACTTTCTATTTATATGCTAACATCTCCTCAGAGCTCCCTCAAGCAAAGAGCAAACTCTCAGAACTTCAAGCAAAACTTGAAACAGCACAAGGTACAGAAAAGGAAGACATTCAAAAGGAGATTAAAGATCTGGAATTTAAATTGAATTGGTATCCTATATCAAGAATTATCATACTTGCTGCAGGAATTTTGGGCTTTCTCCTTCTTGTTTTAGGAGCTTACATGAGAAAAACAATAGAGCCAATAGAGATTGGAATAACTTTGGGAGGATTAGGTAGATTATTTGCCCATTTTCTATCTGGGATAATATTCTTCTCCCAATATGCACCTCCAGGAACACCTCCATGGCTTTACTCCCTTGTCTATAACTTTTTTGTAGTTGCTCCAAGCACATTCATAACATTACCAATAGTACTAATAATATATCCAAGACTTCAAAAATCCTTAGGCGTTGAAAAATGA
- the cysE gene encoding serine O-acetyltransferase, with protein sequence MKKIWETLKADYKAVFEKDPAARNFLEVILCYPGFHAILLHRVAHFLWKLKIPVIPRLISHVNRFLTGIEIHPGAKIGKGFFIDHGMGVVIGETTEIGDNVLIYQGVTLGGTGKEKGKRHPTIGNNVVIGAGAKVLGPITIGDNVRIGAGSVVLKSVPPNCTVVGVPGKIIIQDGKKINNILDHGNLPDPQAQIIEELNLRITYLESKIEELERKLKEIKIKNS encoded by the coding sequence ATGAAGAAAATTTGGGAAACTTTAAAGGCAGATTATAAAGCTGTATTTGAAAAAGATCCTGCTGCAAGAAATTTTTTAGAAGTAATATTATGCTATCCAGGATTTCATGCCATATTACTCCATAGAGTTGCACACTTTTTATGGAAATTAAAAATACCCGTAATTCCAAGACTTATTTCTCATGTTAATAGATTTCTAACAGGAATTGAAATACATCCTGGAGCCAAAATAGGAAAGGGATTTTTCATAGATCATGGGATGGGAGTTGTAATTGGTGAAACTACAGAGATAGGAGATAATGTTCTTATATATCAAGGAGTAACTCTTGGCGGTACAGGTAAAGAAAAAGGTAAACGTCATCCAACAATTGGAAATAATGTGGTTATTGGGGCAGGCGCAAAAGTCTTAGGTCCTATAACTATAGGTGATAATGTGAGAATTGGCGCAGGATCTGTTGTTTTAAAATCTGTTCCACCAAATTGTACTGTTGTAGGTGTGCCTGGAAAGATAATCATACAAGATGGTAAAAAGATAAATAATATATTGGACCATGGTAACTTGCCAGATCCGCAAGCACAAATTATTGAAGAATTAAATTTAAGAATCACATATCTTGAAAGCAAGATAGAAGAATTAGAAAGAAAGTTAAAGGAGATTAAAATTAAAAATTCCTAA